Proteins from one Chroococcidiopsis sp. CCMEE 29 genomic window:
- a CDS encoding amino acid ABC transporter ATP-binding protein: MTKQQPISTGQDTDDSALAQPIIIARDVHKWYSNKFYVLRGVSLTVNRGEVVVVMGPSGSGKSTFIRTFNALEEYQQGRIEIDGIELSYDLRNIDAIRKEVGMVFQQFNLFPHLSVLKNVTLAPIWVRRWPKQKAEEVALQLLERVGILEQAHKYPGQLSGGQQQRVAIARALAMQPKIMLFDEPTSALDPEMVREVLDVMRSLARSGMTMVVVTHEVGFAREVADRIVLMDSGMLVEEAAPLEFFQNPKEERTRKFLSQIL, encoded by the coding sequence ATGACGAAGCAGCAACCAATTTCTACTGGTCAGGATACTGACGATTCGGCTCTCGCCCAACCGATTATTATTGCCCGGGACGTTCACAAGTGGTACAGCAACAAATTTTACGTTCTGCGCGGCGTCAGCCTCACCGTGAATCGAGGTGAAGTCGTGGTAGTGATGGGTCCTTCGGGTTCTGGGAAGTCAACCTTCATTCGCACCTTTAATGCGTTGGAAGAATATCAGCAGGGACGGATTGAAATTGATGGGATCGAACTCTCTTACGACCTGCGGAACATTGATGCCATTCGTAAGGAAGTGGGGATGGTGTTTCAGCAATTCAACTTGTTTCCCCACCTGTCAGTGTTGAAAAATGTGACGCTGGCACCGATTTGGGTAAGGCGTTGGCCAAAGCAGAAGGCAGAGGAAGTGGCGCTGCAGCTTTTGGAACGGGTAGGAATTTTGGAACAGGCGCACAAGTACCCAGGTCAACTTTCCGGTGGTCAGCAGCAGCGAGTAGCGATCGCTCGCGCTTTGGCAATGCAGCCCAAAATTATGCTGTTTGATGAACCGACCTCGGCTCTCGACCCGGAGATGGTGCGAGAAGTGCTGGACGTTATGCGATCGCTCGCGCGCTCAGGCATGACAATGGTAGTCGTCACCCATGAGGTCGGCTTTGCCCGCGAGGTTGCGGACCGGATTGTGCTGATGGATAGCGGTATGCTAGTTGAGGAAGCTGCGCCGCTGGAATTCTTCCAAAACCCAAAAGAGGAGCGCACGCGCAAGTTCCTGTCCCAAATTTTGTAA
- the proB gene encoding glutamate 5-kinase: protein MLQTLVVKIGTSSLTQLKTGQLALSTIAALAEILSQLRRQGHQVILVSSGAVGVGCARLGLTERPRTITLKQAVAAVGQGRLMRVYDDLFTTLQQPIAQVLLTRSDLVQRSRYVNVYNTFQELLGLGVIPVVNENDTVAVEELKFGDNDTLSALVASLVEADWLFLLTDVDRLYSADPRSVPDAQPITLVKHIEQLAQLQVQTGDRGSQWGTGGMVTKIAAARIAAAAGVRTVITEGRFPHNIEKILQGEPLGTQFEPQPQPNRARKRWIAYGLIPSGKLYLDQGAVEAICQTGKSLLAAGITAVEGEFYTQDAVQLCDKNGNEVARGLVNYSSTELQQIRGRHSSEISAILGYTGAETVVHRDNLVLV from the coding sequence ATGCTCCAAACCCTTGTAGTTAAAATTGGTACTTCCAGCCTAACCCAACTAAAAACAGGTCAACTGGCTCTCTCCACGATCGCCGCCTTAGCGGAAATATTGAGTCAGCTGCGGCGGCAGGGACATCAGGTAATTCTTGTCTCTTCAGGAGCAGTGGGGGTTGGCTGCGCCCGATTGGGGTTAACTGAGAGACCCCGCACAATCACACTAAAACAGGCAGTTGCAGCGGTAGGCCAGGGACGGTTGATGCGCGTGTATGACGATTTATTTACCACTCTGCAACAACCAATCGCCCAAGTCCTCCTCACCCGCAGTGACTTGGTGCAGCGCAGCCGCTATGTCAATGTCTACAATACTTTTCAGGAACTGCTAGGACTGGGAGTGATTCCGGTAGTGAATGAGAATGACACGGTAGCAGTTGAGGAACTGAAGTTTGGGGACAATGACACGCTTTCAGCTTTGGTTGCCAGCTTAGTAGAAGCGGATTGGCTGTTTTTGTTAACAGATGTGGATCGGCTTTACTCAGCCGATCCGCGCTCTGTACCTGATGCTCAGCCAATTACATTAGTCAAACACATAGAGCAATTAGCTCAGTTGCAAGTGCAAACAGGCGATCGCGGTTCTCAATGGGGTACTGGTGGTATGGTCACCAAAATTGCCGCCGCAAGGATTGCTGCCGCAGCAGGTGTGCGAACTGTCATTACTGAAGGGCGGTTCCCCCACAATATTGAAAAAATTTTACAGGGAGAACCCCTTGGTACCCAGTTTGAACCCCAACCTCAGCCGAATAGAGCGCGCAAACGCTGGATTGCTTATGGTCTTATTCCATCAGGAAAGCTCTATTTAGATCAAGGAGCGGTCGAAGCTATTTGCCAGACTGGGAAATCCTTGCTAGCTGCTGGAATTACCGCTGTGGAGGGCGAGTTTTACACTCAGGATGCCGTGCAGTTGTGCGACAAGAATGGTAATGAAGTTGCCAGAGGTCTCGTAAACTACAGTAGTACTGAATTACAGCAGATTCGAGGGCGACACTCAAGTGAAATCTCTGCCATTTTGGGCTACACAGGTGCGGAAACTGTCGTTCACCGAGATAACCTTGTCCTAGTTTAA
- a CDS encoding AbrB/MazE/SpoVT family DNA-binding domain-containing protein yields MEVTRLSSKGQVIIPKALRAAHHWEAGQELIAIDVGDGILLKPKKPFPETTLAQVAGCLKYRGNPKSSDEIEDAIRQGVMAQWHGRS; encoded by the coding sequence ATGGAAGTAACCCGTTTATCGAGTAAAGGACAAGTTATCATTCCAAAAGCCTTGCGTGCTGCTCACCACTGGGAAGCAGGTCAAGAACTTATTGCTATTGATGTTGGTGACGGTATTCTTCTAAAACCAAAAAAACCTTTTCCAGAGACGACGTTAGCGCAGGTTGCAGGATGTTTGAAATATAGGGGAAACCCGAAGAGTTCAGATGAGATAGAAGATGCGATTCGCCAAGGAGTTATGGCGCAGTGGCATGGTCGCAGTTGA
- a CDS encoding YqeG family HAD IIIA-type phosphatase: MSWNQLLQPDLILESSVLNLTPDILQQYQLQGLVLDVDQTLVPIQATEASAALRQWVEQTRQVAQLCLVSNNLSDTRIGGIARSLNLPYILGAVKPSRRKLRQAVAAMNLPVEQVAMVGDRLFTDVLAGNRLGMFTILVEPIVNPGDAIRSYPVRNFEVLVSQFLGASLTPKETKIKKS; encoded by the coding sequence ATGTCCTGGAACCAACTCCTTCAGCCTGACTTAATTTTGGAAAGCTCAGTCCTAAATCTGACACCAGACATTCTCCAGCAGTACCAGCTTCAAGGGCTAGTATTGGATGTAGATCAAACTTTAGTCCCGATCCAAGCAACAGAGGCTTCAGCGGCACTGCGCCAGTGGGTAGAACAAACTAGACAGGTAGCACAATTGTGTTTAGTGAGCAATAACCTTAGTGATACCCGGATTGGCGGCATTGCCCGTTCTCTCAACTTGCCTTACATCCTTGGTGCAGTTAAGCCGTCACGGCGAAAGTTAAGACAGGCAGTTGCAGCAATGAATCTGCCAGTGGAACAGGTGGCAATGGTTGGCGATCGCTTGTTTACTGATGTCCTAGCTGGTAATCGCTTGGGTATGTTTACTATTTTGGTCGAACCAATTGTTAATCCCGGTGATGCCATTCGCTCCTATCCAGTACGCAACTTTGAAGTTTTGGTGTCTCAATTTTTGGGAGCCTCACTTACTCCTAAAGAAACAAAAATTAAAAAATCCTGA
- the mltG gene encoding endolytic transglycosylase MltG, whose product MNVAQRIFKGWLIPGLVPVILGLGAWAGWAWWSRISAPSQTNAVIKTTPVQVQIPQGTATQQIGRELEATGLIRSSKAWDLWARWLQWQDPNGGFKAGTYQLSPTQALPEIAEQIWQGKVVQQSFTIPEGWSLRQMAAYFEEQGFFSAADFLAAASQISRDRYPWLPADLPHLEGFLYPDTYQLNTELVTPQAVLQQMLNRFQQVALPLYQQGQDQTRLNLLEWVTLASIVEKEAVVPQERSRIAGVFNARLRQGLTLGADPTVEYALNLRQTADQPLTLTQVKTPSPYNTYLNPGLPPTPIASPGLASLKAALYPEDTPYLYFVARYDGTHVFSRTLAEHQAAQAAIQKQQAARQKN is encoded by the coding sequence ATGAACGTAGCACAACGAATTTTTAAAGGGTGGTTGATACCGGGACTGGTACCAGTGATATTAGGACTAGGTGCGTGGGCAGGCTGGGCTTGGTGGAGTCGGATAAGTGCGCCATCTCAAACAAATGCAGTAATCAAAACTACACCAGTTCAAGTCCAAATTCCGCAAGGGACTGCAACCCAGCAGATTGGTCGGGAACTGGAAGCAACAGGGTTGATTCGCTCATCAAAAGCGTGGGATTTGTGGGCGCGTTGGTTACAGTGGCAAGACCCCAATGGAGGTTTTAAAGCCGGGACTTATCAGTTGTCACCGACTCAGGCGTTGCCTGAGATTGCGGAGCAAATTTGGCAGGGAAAAGTTGTGCAGCAAAGCTTCACAATTCCTGAAGGCTGGTCGCTGCGGCAGATGGCAGCTTACTTTGAAGAGCAAGGGTTTTTCTCCGCAGCAGATTTTCTGGCAGCTGCAAGCCAGATTTCCCGCGACCGGTACCCGTGGCTACCTGCTGATTTGCCTCATCTAGAAGGCTTTTTGTACCCCGATACTTATCAGCTCAACACCGAACTTGTTACGCCCCAAGCCGTCTTGCAACAAATGCTGAACAGATTTCAGCAAGTAGCTCTGCCATTGTACCAACAAGGTCAGGATCAGACCCGGCTGAACTTGCTGGAGTGGGTGACACTTGCCAGCATAGTGGAAAAAGAGGCAGTGGTGCCGCAGGAGCGATCGCGCATTGCTGGAGTATTCAATGCTAGGCTGCGCCAGGGTCTAACTCTTGGCGCAGATCCGACAGTAGAATACGCTCTAAACCTCCGTCAGACGGCAGATCAGCCCTTGACTCTAACTCAAGTGAAAACGCCTTCTCCCTACAATACCTATCTCAACCCCGGGTTACCACCTACCCCAATCGCTAGTCCCGGATTAGCGAGTTTAAAAGCGGCGCTCTATCCTGAAGACACGCCTTACCTCTATTTCGTGGCACGATACGATGGTACCCATGTCTTCAGCCGCACCTTAGCCGAACACCAAGCGGCGCAAGCTGCTATCCAAAAACAACAGGCAGCACGGCAAAAAAACTAG
- a CDS encoding type II toxin-antitoxin system VapC family toxin gives MVAVDTNVVVRLLTQDDEQQYNKSLTLFQEQDIFIPDSVILETEWVLRFAYGFKPDEICEAFRNLLGLPNVQLTNASLMAQVLQWHEHGLDFADALHLAQSQNYSVIYTFDSKFVRRSKGLTECEVQLP, from the coding sequence ATGGTCGCAGTTGATACAAATGTTGTTGTACGTCTCTTAACACAAGATGATGAACAGCAATACAACAAAAGTCTCACGCTGTTTCAAGAACAAGATATATTTATCCCCGATAGTGTAATCCTTGAAACCGAATGGGTATTACGTTTTGCCTATGGCTTTAAACCTGATGAGATTTGTGAAGCATTTAGAAACCTTTTAGGTTTGCCTAATGTCCAGCTTACAAATGCAAGTTTGATGGCACAAGTTTTGCAATGGCATGAGCATGGTTTGGATTTTGCTGATGCACTTCATTTAGCACAAAGTCAAAACTATTCTGTAATATACACGTTCGATAGTAAGTTCGTGAGGAGATCCAAAGGGCTGACTGAATGTGAAGTTCAGCTACCTTGA